Within Alcaligenes sp. SDU_A2, the genomic segment GGAACACACCCGCGCCGTTTACGCGACATCTTGCCCTGGGTGGACTGGGTAGGGCTGGACATCAAGACCGACTTCCAGAACTACGACAAAATCACTCGTGTACACAACAGCGGCAACGCAGCCAAAGACAGCTTGCAGGCCCTGCTGGATGCCGGTGTTTCGCTGGAATGCCGCAGCACCATACACCCGCAACTGCACAGCCCCCAGGACATACTGCGACTGGGGCACTATCTGCACCGCCAGGGCGTGCGACAGTATGCCTTGCAAGTGTTTCGTACCCAGGGATGCCGGGATAGCGTCCTGAATCAAAGCGGGCAGGCGCTGCACGCCTACCCCGGCGAACACGTCACCCAGGCACTGGCGGAACTGTTCCCCCGCTTTGAACTGCGCCGCGACTGAACAAACCCATTTACAGACGAGCAGCGTTCACCGGGCGCTGCCCAAGCAAGCTGCGTCGCACGGCCTGCCAAAGCTGCGGAATCACAATACGCGCCTGCAACACGCTTGGGTCCAGAGAGTCCAAGGTGTTCTTGACCATCAGGCCCAACTCGGTATCGCCCTCGATCAACAAACGCCGATTAAAGAACAGTGTGTCCGGGTCTTCCTTGCGCTGCAAAAGCTGATAAAAATCCCAGGCATTGGCACGCAGGGTCAAATCCGGGGCCGGTCCACCACTGCGCAAAGGATAAAAGGCTCCATTGCGCCAAGAGTAGTCAAACTCCAAGCGCGCATCGATCACCTGCAAACGCAAGCGCCGCTCCTGCAGGCACTGCCCGACATCGTCGGGTAAATGAGGGGCCATGACCACATTCAGGGCACTGGCCAGCACACGCGACCCTGGCCAGCGCGGTAAGTGTTCTAGCACACTGGCCAAGGGCAAAGGCAGGCGCGGAGTTGAAGCAGTCATCGTCGGATCTCCAGAAATCGGCATCAAAAATATACGCACGGCACACCTAGGCCAAGACGGCGTGATCAGGCACAGGCCACAGCCACATGCAACATCGCAGTCAGGCAGCCGTCGCGGCCGGCATCACCATCTCCAACCCTGCCCGCCCATGCCAGAAACCATTGCAGGCCTTGGCCGGCAAGTACTGCTGCAACTGCTCATAAGCCGCCTGAATCGGCATGCGTTCGTGCAGGGCATCGTCAAACAGCCGCAAAACCTCACCCATATGTGCGGACTGCGGGCTAAAGCGCAAAACATCCACACCCAAACTGCGCAGATCCTGAACCTGATGCAGCAAGGTATACACCCAGGCCGACTGCGTCTGTATGCCATTGATCGTCAAAAAGCCTTGGCCTTCGCGGGTTTCCAGCAGCAGACCGTCGGGGTAGTCCATGCATACGTATTGGCAGTTGTCTTTGGGCAGATTACGATTGCGGGCCGTAAAACAGCGGGCCGAAAAAGCGAGCGGCATGCGACCAAAGGCAAACACTTCGGTCTGTAGTCCCTGCGGCCTGTCCTGCTGTAGCTGCGCCAAGCCTGTACGTCCCATCTCCAGTGGCATCACCCAGCGCACCGCGCCTTGCGACGCAATCAACTCCAGCGCAGGCCTGTTGTACAGATTCAGAAACGGACCGGCCACAAAGTCCCGACCCTGCATATGGCGCACGGCACCCATATCGTTGGCCTCGACCAGATAGCGATCGTGTTCGCACACTTTGCGCAAGACCGTCATGTCGCGTCCGGACTCCAGCAAGACCTGGGTGGACAAGACTGGAGTCTTGCCCGCCTGCGCCAACATGTGCGCAATCTCCAGCCAATCCTCCAGGCGCAACTCGTGCCGCCGGGAGCAAACGGTTTCCCCCAGATAAACCGCATCGACCGGCCATTCGCAGGCCGACTCGTAAAACTGCATCACCGCCAGACGCGACCAATAATATTGCAAGGGTCCCAAAGAAAATTTCATGTCCCTATCTCCGTGGCTGGCTTACTTCCAGGGACGCGAATACGCGCCCAATGTGTGCTGCTGGCCCTCGGCCAACTTGTCCAGAGTGCCCATCCAGGCCGGATGAACCGAGTAACGTGTCGTGCGAGAATGGGCCAGATC encodes:
- the ubiT gene encoding ubiquinone anaerobic biosynthesis accessory factor UbiT; this translates as MTASTPRLPLPLASVLEHLPRWPGSRVLASALNVVMAPHLPDDVGQCLQERRLRLQVIDARLEFDYSWRNGAFYPLRSGGPAPDLTLRANAWDFYQLLQRKEDPDTLFFNRRLLIEGDTELGLMVKNTLDSLDPSVLQARIVIPQLWQAVRRSLLGQRPVNAARL
- a CDS encoding anaerobic ribonucleoside-triphosphate reductase activating protein yields the protein MTHTRSHRQATARAPLKIGGLVPFTATDYPGHLAAVIFVQGCPWRCGYCHNPHLQERPPHSPLDWQTILDFLRRRDGMLDSVVFSGGEPTMDPALEAAIHAVRELGFKIGLHTGGTHPRRLRDILPWVDWVGLDIKTDFQNYDKITRVHNSGNAAKDSLQALLDAGVSLECRSTIHPQLHSPQDILRLGHYLHRQGVRQYALQVFRTQGCRDSVLNQSGQALHAYPGEHVTQALAELFPRFELRRD
- the ubiV gene encoding ubiquinone anaerobic biosynthesis protein UbiV; the encoded protein is MKFSLGPLQYYWSRLAVMQFYESACEWPVDAVYLGETVCSRRHELRLEDWLEIAHMLAQAGKTPVLSTQVLLESGRDMTVLRKVCEHDRYLVEANDMGAVRHMQGRDFVAGPFLNLYNRPALELIASQGAVRWVMPLEMGRTGLAQLQQDRPQGLQTEVFAFGRMPLAFSARCFTARNRNLPKDNCQYVCMDYPDGLLLETREGQGFLTINGIQTQSAWVYTLLHQVQDLRSLGVDVLRFSPQSAHMGEVLRLFDDALHERMPIQAAYEQLQQYLPAKACNGFWHGRAGLEMVMPAATAA